Proteins encoded in a region of the Rutidosis leptorrhynchoides isolate AG116_Rl617_1_P2 chromosome 9, CSIRO_AGI_Rlap_v1, whole genome shotgun sequence genome:
- the LOC139866577 gene encoding putative F-box/FBD/LRR-repeat protein At4g03220, whose product MDVMMISSVPDSVNYESLSFPLPPRQRWDPPVKAVKRRPVTEKKKIKRRRRDVDDVDIIAKRLRAEHSSTTDHIDVFTNLPECLKLHILSLLEVKYAVRTSALSKTWKPLWTSIPTLNLDSTSDGFERLNIFDKFVHKRLSFRSDRAMKLDRLSFTRHGVSSAEILETVFSYALSQDVREVESWINSSKNGSWPNCLKNSSSNSLKSLKLGSNDYLSCPLLGPNSDHTFKNLGILSLERVFIYDLQPFSRFPFLEKLTLNECSIETKGRILNIHALKLLELQVSCNESIDRLELVTPNLKSFKYRTYNFPQLETPQGGLDVLQTVVLDYHDSGLDEYDKEDFENLLSLFSGVCSTKSLSLFPAVVELLSLFKDELGERCSPPFKDLKFFMVDYSGRCSSSRSKEIIRPCAKITNYLLKNCECSVLKRF is encoded by the coding sequence ATGGACGTGATGATGATCAGTTCCGTTCCAGATTCTGTTAACTACGAGTCACTCAGTTTTCCTCTTCCACCACGTCAGCGTTGGGACCCACCGGTGAAGGCCGTCAAACGCAGGCCGGTTACTGAAAAGAAGAAGATCAAAAGAAGAAGACGTGATGTAGATGACGTGGACATTATTGCCAAAAGGCTCCGTGCAGAACATTCATCTACTACTGACCACATAGATGTATTTACGAATCTGCCAGAGTGTTTAAAGCTTCACATTCTTTCGCTTCTTGAAGTCAAATACGCTGTTCGAACATCCGCATTATCCAAGACATGGAAACCGTTATGGACTTCAATTCCTACCCTCAATTTAGATTCTACTAGTGATGGTTTTGAACGACTCAATATTTTTGATAAGTTTGTGCACAAAAGGTTGTCTTTTCGTAGTGATCGGGCGATGAAATTGGATCGATTATCATTTACCCGTCATGGGGTATCGAGTGCCGAGATTTTAGAAACAGTTTTCAGCTACGCGTTATCACAAGATGTTAGAGAAGTTGAGTCGTGGATCAACAGTAGCAAAAATGGGTCTTGGCCCAATTGCTTAAAGAATTCATCTTCAAACTCGTTAAAAAGTTTGAAACTTGGAAGCAATGATTATCTTAGTTGCCCGCTTTTGGGGCCGAATTCAGATCACACGTTCAAGAATTTGGGTATTTTGTCTCTAGAGAGGGTGTTTATCTACGATTTACAACCATTCTCAAGATTCCCCTTTTTGGAGAAGTTAACACTGAATGAATGTAGTATTGAAACTAAGGGTCGCATTTTGAACATACACGCTTTGAAGCTTTTGGAGTTGCAAGTCTCGTGCAACGAGTCGATTGATCGTTTGGAACTCGTAACTCCAAACCTTAAGTCGTTTAAATATCGAACGTATAATTTTCCACAATTGGAAACACCTCAAGGTGGTCTTGATGTTCTTCAAACAGTGGTACTCGATTACCACGATTCTGGCTTAGATGAATACGACAAAgaagattttgaaaatttgttgAGTTTATTTTCGGGCGTTTGTAGTACCAAATCGCTTAGCTTATTTCCGGCTGTTGTTGAGCTTCTATCGTTATTTAAAGACGAGCTGGGGGAGCGATGTTCACCCCCTTTTAAGGACTTGAAGTTTTTTATGGTGGATTACTCGGGAAGATGCTCGAGTAGTCGATCAAAAGAAATAATTAGACCCTGTGCCAAGATCACAAATTACTTGCTCAAGAACTGTGAATGTAGTGTGTTGAAGAGGTTTTAG